The Candidatus Eisenbacteria bacterium region ATTCGATCCACTTGTCGGCCTTCTTCTCCCACAGGGTAGCGGTCAGTCCGGTGTCTGAGTAGGTCACGCCGACATACTCAAGTGGATTTGGACCGAGCGGCTTCACTTCGCGGTTCTTGTCTCGTATAGAATTGACGTGAACCGCGAGCAAGCCCTTTCCCAAGTAGAAGCTCAGCAGGAGTTCGTAGCGGACCCATGGACGCAGGTAGGTGTCGGAGCCAACGAGCACACACGTGACGCTTGTACCGTCGATCGCTCCGTTGATGAGACGCTTGAGCGCTGTCGTTCCTTGCTTCCTTGCCGACTCCCAGATTGACGCATCGAAGAACCCTGCAGCTTCGCGGTCCGGTTTCGCGCGCCAGGATTGGCGCACGACGTTCGCGCGGAAGTCCGCCACATCTTGGTAGTCGAAGCTGAAGAAGACCCTTTTGGCCATCTGCCCTCGCCTCACGAGCATTCAGGACTTGCTCTTCCGCATTCGCTTCACTGCTTGCGCAACCACTGCCGAGACCACGCCGTGTCGCTCGGTCTTCGTCGCGCTCGTTGTCGGCTTGATACGGACCTTCACCTTGTAACCGCGCACCGTCTGCTCGCTCACGTGGGTCTCGGCGTCGGCGGCATCGAGCACGTCGAACAGGTTCTCGGGCGTGCAGTAGGCCACCTTGCCCAGCTGCTCCTCGGTCAGGATCGCGGCCGATTCGCGCTTCATGGTTTTCAGCGTCTTCTGATCCGCCGCGACATGCAGCACTCGGCCGAAGCCGGCGGCGAGGCATTTCTGAAGATTCTCCACTTCGTGGTCGGAGCTGGTGGTGACGCCGATCTCGACCGCTACCCCCTTCTCACCCTTCCGCAGCGCCACGTCGACGTTGCCGAGGCCGTCGAGGACGCTCTCCTCGACCGTCGAGCGCCAGTCGTGAGTGTCGGCCCACCGACAGATGAGGGACTGCAGGTACTTGTGCTGCTTGCCGCCGCGTCCAGGGCTCGACGCCGGCGTCGGGATCTCGACGGCAGAAGGTGGCAGAAGTGGTGCCGGGACCGCGGGGGATTCGGCCCCGGCACGTTCCCGTCGCGGGGGCGACGGTGGCGTCGGTGGTTCGACGCGCTTCGATTCTAGCTCCTGGGCAGCGCCCGAGCGAGCCAGCAGCGCCTCGATCTCCGCCCGCGGCCGGCCGTAGCGCTCACGTGTCCGGCCCACGATGTGGGCCCGGGTTTCCGTGCTGGCCGCCTCATCAACGAGCGGCAGCATGGTGGTGGCGAGGTTGAAGTCGAACTCGGAGCGCTCGATCCGGGCGATGGCCTGCCCAGTGGAGAGGGACTGTAAGTCGCGCGCATCGAAGTGCTGAAACCCGTCGGCCAACGTCCGGGCGTCCTGATCCCCGACCCGGAAGCAGATCCGAGCGTAGGGATTGGACAGCACTGAGTTCAGGACGTCCACGCTGCGGCTTTGAATCTGCCGCAGGTCCTGGTGCGCCAGCACCAACCCGAGCCGGTACTTCCGCGCGCCAGAGAGGATCGACTCCATCGACGGAGTGACGAAGTTGTGGAACTCATCGACGTAGAGGTAGAACGGCCGGCGCTCGGCTGCGGCCTGTTCCTGCCGGCTCATGGCGAGCTGTTGCAGCTTGGAGACGATGAGTGTGCCAAGGAGGTAGGCGTTTTCTTCGCCGATCGCGCCTTGAGAGAGCCGCGCCAGCAGTACCTGCCCGCCGTCCATGATCCGCCGCAAGTCCAGCCGGCTGTCCTGCTGGGCCACCATGTAGCGGATGGTCTTGGGCCGCAGGAAGATGTCGAGGCGCGTGAGGAGCGGTGCCTGCGGCTTGCCCGAGAGGAGCGGGAACTCCTTCTGCCAGTAGTAGACGACCTCCGAATCGTTGACCGTCTTGAGGAACTCTCGGCGGAAGTCAGCCTCGACGAGAAACCGGCGCAGGTCCACCAGCGTCCCGCCGCGGCCACTCTCGAGGAAGGCGAGGATCGCGTTCCCGAGGACCGACGTCATTTGGTCGCCCCAGCTCGTCGAGAGCCGGCGGAAGACTGACACGAGATCCGATGCCAGGAGCGTTCGCTCGAGCTCGGAGTGCGCCTGCAGGATGTTGAAACCGACCGGGTACTCACCATCGGAAGGATCGAGCAGCACGACGTCGTCTCGCCTACTCGCAGGCAGCCGGCGCACAACCTCGTCTATGAGGTCACCGTGCGGATCGAGGACCGCCAGGCCTTCCCCGCGATCGAGGCTCTGGAGGATCAAGGAGAGCAAGAGCGTGGACTTGCCCGTGCCCGAGGCCCCGACGACGTACAGGTGCCGCGAGCGTTGATCGTCGCTCAAGGCCACCGGCGTGCTCTTGCCCGCGTGCATGTTCGTGCCGAGCACGTAGTCGTGATTGGTCGCGACGGCCGGGGCCATGCGCGTCTTGCCGGACTCGCGGACGAGCTTCTCCAGCCGCACCGTGGCCGAAGGCGGGTGAACGAGCGAGACAAGCTCGGCGCAGCTAAGCAGCATTCCGCTGCGGCGGGTCAGGCGGCGGAGCAGATCCTGTTCGTGGAACTCGTCGGGGTAGTCGTCGTTGGCGAGCGGGACCAGCCGATTTGCCGGCGGGTTAGTGAGCGCGTTCAAGGCCCAGCCCACCGAGCGGGCAAGAAGCATCGCGCGCTGAGGGTCGGGAGATCGCACACCAACGCGAACGACGCAGGCGTAGAGCGGTCGAGAGATCTTCTCGCGGGCGAGCGCCGTCACCTCGGGTGCATCGAGGAAGAACGGGCTGCCGCCTTCGTCGAGGACGGCCCGCAGGATGCTCTCCGCCCACGGCTCGCGCGTCGGCTGGAAGAGCACCTGCAGTACCGCGGTCTCGCCCGGTTCGAGTTCGGACATCGCTGCTCCGATGCCCGTCAGAGGATCGACGGTGAAGCGCCGCAGCGTCCGGAGCGGCAGCATGAACTCCTCGGAGAGCCCGAACTCCACGACGACGGAGTGGCCGCCTTGCTGCTGCCAGGCTGTTTCGAGGGAGCCGTCGGCGGTGGTCAAGACGCTCGCGGGAAAGAACCCCCTCACCTGCTGCTGGACGAGTGAGCGGTCCGCTTCAGCGCAGACGAGCTGAACCGCGATCGCCTCGGCCGTGCCAATGACTTCGAATGTGACCGAGCGCCGCAGGTGCGGCAATGCGAGCAGGAACTGTTCGACTTCCTCGGGCGAGACGTCGTGGTCCGGCGGCAGCGACCAGCGCAGTTCCGTCAGCGGCTCGCTGTCATCGATCGCCCCGGGCTCGGAGTCCTCCTCGTCAAGGACGGCATGCTCCGACTCATCCGCGGGCGATGGCCCCGCGCCAAGGATTCGGTCGGTCAGCCGGCTCCAGAGCGTCGAGACGCGGCCATCGTCAAGGTCCGAAGGCGACCGCGACACGTGGTGGAAGCGGAACGGCGCGAAGGGCGGTTCCAGTTCCACAGGCGAGTCCCATACCCGCCAACCACGGCCGCGCCGCTCCCAGGTGTAGAACTGCTCGGTCAGTCGCTCAATCGACGAGGCCAGCACGCAGACCTCACGAGGGATTGACGGCGGAAGCGCCACCCTGCGTCATCGCCAGCAGCGTCTGGCCATCCGGCGTGAGCGTCGGATCGACTGCCGCCGCTTCAGGCGGCGACGGCAGTTCGGATCGCGCGGGATGAGACGCACCCGCCGCTCGGCGCGCTTCACCGCCGTTGAGCAGGTCGCGGAAGAGCGGCTTGCGCTCCTCGGCGCTCAACGCTCGCAGCCCTTTGGTTGTCAGCAGCCCGTCGATCGCCTCGAGCGTGGCCGAGTGCACCGCAGACTGGAACATGAGCATGGTGTCGATGCGGTAGTACGTTGCAGGCGCGAACATGCGCTCGTAGAACCAGCCGATGAGCGGCACGGTCAGGATGGCCGCCTCGGGCCCAAGGTTGCCCGCTCGGGCCGCCAGCGCGACAAGCCAGAGGACAATCAGGAACGAGAGCGGGATCAGGACGAAGGGATTGATGACGAGCCGGAGCAATCCGAGAATGAAGCTCATCCCCAGCCCGTACGAGCCACGCCAGACGAAGTCCGTCGCCTGCTGGAGGAGCCAGCCGAGGAAGAGCGTCAGCAAGGCGAAGGAGACGAGGTATAGGAAGACGAAGCGGGCCTTCTTCTCGGTTACCCACGAGGAGAAGAAGAAGCCGGTGCCGAACGGCGCCGCGCACATGTCGAAGGAGTGGCGGTCGCCCTCGACCCGCAGATACTCGCGGTCCGGCGAGAGCAGGCCGCCCTCGCTCCATTTCACCCGGCTGGTCTTCAGGCCCGGGACGTGCCGACGATCCAAAGCCAGTTCGACCGAGGTATAGAAGTCCTTGGGTGAGGTCTGGAAGTTCTCGATCAGCTTGTGCCAGTGGGTGACGACGTTCTCCAACGGAGTCTGCGGCATGCGGACCTCATCATTGAGTCCAAGCTACTGTCGGCTGGATCTGTTCGCTATGGTCCACTTGAAGCGAGTGAATCCGTCTCCCTTGCCCGCTTGAAGTCAACTTCGATCCGCGCGAGCACGGCGACCATCCGGTCAGGGGGTGCTCCCGACAGCAACTGCGCCGCCCGTACCAAGGAATCCGCCGCCGGGTCCTGACCTAGGAACCGACGGCAGACTGACGCGCACAACGCGGCATCCGGCCGCCCCGGGAGCATCGAGAGCTTCTCGAACTCCCCGGCAGCACGTGCATAGTCGCCCTTCGCGACAAACAGCGCCGCCAGTCCGTCGTGGTCCATCTCCCAACGACGGCGCATGGTCTCGGTCCTCGGAATGGATTCCTGTCCGACGCGAACCTCCACCATGCCCGCCGCTGAATCGAATCGGAAGAAGTAGTCCGGCGCTTCCCTCGACGATGCAGCGCGCGGCCGGTAGTAGGAGTAGTAGCCAGCTTGTAGTGTGCTGTCTCCGTACCACACTCGAAGGGCAGGGCTTTCGCCAGCGACCAGGCCGATGTGGTACGGGATGTTCGCGAAGTAGACACGCGAATGTGCGCCCAGCGTCGGATGCTGCCGCAGAAGCTCGCTGCGTATCGCCGTCAGTGTGCTTCCGGCCCGTCGGAAATACGATTCATCGCCCCAGTCTGACGAGGGGGTCTGGGCCTGGGCGCCCCGCAGTAGCACGGACGCAAAGACAACAACGGCGGCGAATCCGGGGCGAGAACACAACGCCAGGGCGATACCAAACCAGACGCCGAGTGCACCCATACATCCATAGTAGGCGTGATAGCCGATCGAGGGTAGGACGAGTGGAAACCAGCCGATCGCCGCCCACGCTGCGGCAAGGAGTGCCTGACGGCGGGGATCGATGACAGTGCGAGGCCCTGCATTGCGACGCAAGAGCAAGTACGCGCTTCCGGCGAGCAGTACCGCCGCGGCCAAGTACCGTCCAACAACGTCGAGGCTCAGCTCCTGCGGGCGCAGTTGTCTGTCCAAGTTCAAGCACGAGGCTGCCGCCATGATCAGCGTCATCATCCAGCCAGGACGGCTCTCAAGCTCGGCCGCGCTTGCGGGCTGTCCGAACAGTCTCGGGAGAAGAGTCGGGTGGACAAACAACCAGGTCAGCACGATGGCCGTGAAGGGCAACATCGCTCGGGCGACTCGCGAGAGACGGGCACGACGAATGAAGACCAGGTACGAAACGAGGAGCAACGGCACCACGCCAGCCGTCTCCTTGCTCAGCAGCGCCAAGGCGAATGGTGCGGCGGCCCAACGCTCGCGGCCGCTGACGAAGAGCAAGACTGAGAGCATCGCGAAGACGAGCATCCACAGATCCTGACTTCCCGAGATCCAAAGCAGTGGCGTACCCCAGAATGCCGCGGATGCAACCCCAAGAGAGGCGAGCACGGCACTTCGTCGACCGGAAACGTGCTCGATTATCCGGGCATAGAGGCAGAGCGCGATCACCCAAAGCGCGATGTTGACGAGCCTGAAGACGGTGGCATCGGGTCCAAGTGGTCTCTGGATGGACCAGAAGTAGAACTCCCGCGCCCACGGACGATACCAGCCGAAGTCAGTATTGGACCGGGACCAGAGACTTAGGAACGTGGCGTCTCGAGTCTTGTCGAGGAAGACGTAGTCGTCGCCAACGAAGGCAAGGTTGAGGCTTGGGCCAACGACGAGGGCGACGAAGAGCACCAAGAAGCCGGCAAGGACCAGGAGGCCTCGCCCCTGAACCGGCACCCTCCTGACTTGAGTTTGAGCGCGTACGCTCTGAAGATCACTTGAAGCGTGGATGTGATGACCCTCAACTATTGGCGAAGCACGTTATCTAGCTGGTTGCGAGCCTTCGTCGTCGGACTCGCATGTCGCACCGATCCCACTCCAGGGCATGCTAGCGCACGCCAGACGGGGTGGCGACCGCAGGCTCCAGCATGCACCATGGTCGGGGTGCAAGTCGGCGAGAAGTGATGCCACCCCCCAGTGATGGACAGCGCGGGTCGAACTAAGAGGGATGGTCGAGGGCGCCCACGAGCTGACTCGCGCGCGAGCGCCCAGATCGCCGACGGACTTCAGCGCTGTTCTTTCTGCCCGGTGAGCGCTAGAGCACAACGGCGCGAGCCACGCGCACCTGCCCAGCTTGACGAAGTCTGGCAAAGTAGATGCCACTCTGAGGCGTCGTCCCTGAATCGGTTCGATCCCAGACGACCTCGTGCACTCCGGCCGCGACCGTCCCGCTAATCGGCGTGGAGACTCTTCTGCCGCTGACGTCGAAGATCTCCAGGGTTGCCGGCTCGCTCGAGGCAAGGCTCACCGCGAACACGACCCTCCCGACATTGGCACCGCCTCGGTGAACCGAGAGACTCAGGCTGCCCGCTGCGGGCGGATCCACGGAAGTAATCGCGGTGAAGGTCGCCTCTTGCGCCCATTGCCCGCCAGCATACATCCCGTCAATCGCCTGCACGCTCCAGTAGTAGGTGCCAGGTGGGACGTCCACGATCCAACTCTCCGTCTTCTGCGCATTGCCCAAGGCGACGATTCTCCGGTAGCCAGTGCTGGCGTCCGACATCGGTGACACGACATCGCATCCGCCCGGGGTTGTCCCGACTCGGACGTTGTAGGTCAGCCCGGCAGATGGTGTCTCAGCGTCGCTGGCCGGGGCCCAGCTCAGCCTGTAGCCGTAGCCCATCCACTGCGCCGCCAGACTCGTCGGGGCCGTCGGCACTGTGTTCGGGGTGGCGAGGGAGAGGTCGCCGAGCTGCGAGTGAATGACCCCATAGCGGTCTCTTCCCGTCACGAGGAAGTCAAGCGACCCGTTGTTGTCGATGTCCGCCCAGTCCGCATCGCCGTAGTACAGTCCCGGCAGCCACGAGAGGCCCCAACTGAAAGTGCTGTCATTGTCGTTGTGATAAATGACGTTGATCTGAATGTGCCTGATCCCGTACTCATCCTCAACCCAGTTGCCGAAGGCGTTCAACAGGTCCGGCCGTCCGTCGTTGTCGTAGTCCGCCCACTTGCCTCCACCCGCAGCGAGAGTCGTGTCGTCAACCACTCTCGTGAACGCGAAGTTGCCATCGTTGCGGTACAGACGTGGTGGTGCCGGACCTACCTGGAAGAAGTCCAGGAGCCCATCGTTGTTGTAGTCCGCGATCGTCATTGCGCCGTCTGCGTAGAAGGCCTGTCCGTACTCATACAGGTCTAGCTTCCGCACAAAGCCCGAAGTGGGCCAGCTATTGGCGTAGATCCCTGGATCGCTGCCCGTCGGAGGCTGATACGGCCAGCCGGGCAGGGCGAGATCGAAGTCCCCGTCATTGTCGAAGTCTGCCCAGGCTACGGATCCGTTGCGGACTTGTGACACTCCTGCGTTCACGTCGGTGAACGTCCCGTCCCCGTTGTTGTGGTAGATCCTCGATGCAGCTTGGCCGGCTAGCCCGCCAGTGATTGCGATGTCCAGCCGCCCATCCTTATCGAAATCCGCCCATGCCCCAACGGATCCCCTCGTGAAATGCGGCACGCCGCTTGCGGCCAGAGAGAAGGCACCGTTGCCATCGTTGTGGTAGATGGATGTAATCGAAGAGTCGGCGCGGAAGTTGGGGGATGGTTGGCCGGTAAGGAGAAGGTCCAGCATCCCGTCGTTGTCGTAGTCCCCCCACTCCACGTAGCCGCGCCATACCTTGGGCAGCGTCGTCGCGATCGGAACGAAGTTCCCGGTTCCGTCGTTTTGGTAGAGAAGCGTCTGGGGGACCCCGAGCGTGTCATTGATGGAAGTACTTCCTGTTTGCAGCAGGTCGAGATCGCCGTCGTTGTCGTAGTCTCCCCATGCCTGATTCGCGTAGCACAGGGGCGCAGGGAGGGAGTTGGTCGCGCCGGGAGCGAGCGGCGTCGCCGCGCGACTCCGCAGGATCAGCCG contains the following coding sequences:
- a CDS encoding TIR domain-containing protein; its protein translation is MAKRVFFSFDYQDVADFRANVVRQSWRAKPDREAAGFFDASIWESARKQGTTALKRLINGAIDGTSVTCVLVGSDTYLRPWVRYELLLSFYLGKGLLAVHVNSIRDKNREVKPLGPNPLEYVGVTYSDTGLTATLWEKKADKWIEYGEIGNGPSFQTGGVAQKYWGKGFNLSNFFPVYDWIAHDGYINFASWVD
- a CDS encoding VCBS repeat-containing protein translates to MRLLTTTLLVLGFIAAVAQSVHAETGSVRLILRSRAATPLAPGATNSLPAPLCYANQAWGDYDNDGDLDLLQTGSTSINDTLGVPQTLLYQNDGTGNFVPIATTLPKVWRGYVEWGDYDNDGMLDLLLTGQPSPNFRADSSITSIYHNDGNGAFSLAASGVPHFTRGSVGAWADFDKDGRLDIAITGGLAGQAASRIYHNNGDGTFTDVNAGVSQVRNGSVAWADFDNDGDFDLALPGWPYQPPTGSDPGIYANSWPTSGFVRKLDLYEYGQAFYADGAMTIADYNNDGLLDFFQVGPAPPRLYRNDGNFAFTRVVDDTTLAAGGGKWADYDNDGRPDLLNAFGNWVEDEYGIRHIQINVIYHNDNDSTFSWGLSWLPGLYYGDADWADIDNNGSLDFLVTGRDRYGVIHSQLGDLSLATPNTVPTAPTSLAAQWMGYGYRLSWAPASDAETPSAGLTYNVRVGTTPGGCDVVSPMSDASTGYRRIVALGNAQKTESWIVDVPPGTYYWSVQAIDGMYAGGQWAQEATFTAITSVDPPAAGSLSLSVHRGGANVGRVVFAVSLASSEPATLEIFDVSGRRVSTPISGTVAAGVHEVVWDRTDSGTTPQSGIYFARLRQAGQVRVARAVVL
- a CDS encoding type IV secretory system conjugative DNA transfer family protein, with protein sequence MLASSIERLTEQFYTWERRGRGWRVWDSPVELEPPFAPFRFHHVSRSPSDLDDGRVSTLWSRLTDRILGAGPSPADESEHAVLDEEDSEPGAIDDSEPLTELRWSLPPDHDVSPEEVEQFLLALPHLRRSVTFEVIGTAEAIAVQLVCAEADRSLVQQQVRGFFPASVLTTADGSLETAWQQQGGHSVVVEFGLSEEFMLPLRTLRRFTVDPLTGIGAAMSELEPGETAVLQVLFQPTREPWAESILRAVLDEGGSPFFLDAPEVTALAREKISRPLYACVVRVGVRSPDPQRAMLLARSVGWALNALTNPPANRLVPLANDDYPDEFHEQDLLRRLTRRSGMLLSCAELVSLVHPPSATVRLEKLVRESGKTRMAPAVATNHDYVLGTNMHAGKSTPVALSDDQRSRHLYVVGASGTGKSTLLLSLILQSLDRGEGLAVLDPHGDLIDEVVRRLPASRRDDVVLLDPSDGEYPVGFNILQAHSELERTLLASDLVSVFRRLSTSWGDQMTSVLGNAILAFLESGRGGTLVDLRRFLVEADFRREFLKTVNDSEVVYYWQKEFPLLSGKPQAPLLTRLDIFLRPKTIRYMVAQQDSRLDLRRIMDGGQVLLARLSQGAIGEENAYLLGTLIVSKLQQLAMSRQEQAAAERRPFYLYVDEFHNFVTPSMESILSGARKYRLGLVLAHQDLRQIQSRSVDVLNSVLSNPYARICFRVGDQDARTLADGFQHFDARDLQSLSTGQAIARIERSEFDFNLATTMLPLVDEAASTETRAHIVGRTRERYGRPRAEIEALLARSGAAQELESKRVEPPTPPSPPRRERAGAESPAVPAPLLPPSAVEIPTPASSPGRGGKQHKYLQSLICRWADTHDWRSTVEESVLDGLGNVDVALRKGEKGVAVEIGVTTSSDHEVENLQKCLAAGFGRVLHVAADQKTLKTMKRESAAILTEEQLGKVAYCTPENLFDVLDAADAETHVSEQTVRGYKVKVRIKPTTSATKTERHGVVSAVVAQAVKRMRKSKS